A single Ignavibacteriales bacterium DNA region contains:
- a CDS encoding MBL fold metallo-hydrolase gives MIGIIMGIVILLLLISGSVFFYTTPDFGGKVTAEQKNKFEKLSNYKDGIFINQIETVGDFSFSNVVDIMKDVLKGSPDRQPQSPQPVLKLDSAEIADYNGGETRVTWFGHSAFLIEIDGKRLLIDPMLSDRSSPVSFMGPERYTKDLPITAEKLPQIDAVVLSHDHYDHLDYKTIMKIKNKVNHFYVPLGVSVHLLAWGVPSEKISEYNWWDETEHEGVKLIFAPARHFSGRGMTDRTTTLWGAWIIQGKTKKIYFSGDSGYGPHFKETGEKFGPFDIAMLECGQYNERWKAFHMMPEETAQAAADLGAKVFIPIHWGSFTLALHSWKDPIERVTAKAEELKIPVATPMIGERIVLEKDEYPVARWWEKVN, from the coding sequence ATGATTGGAATAATTATGGGTATTGTCATTCTGCTCCTGCTGATATCAGGATCGGTATTCTTTTATACCACGCCTGATTTCGGAGGAAAAGTAACCGCTGAGCAGAAAAACAAATTTGAAAAGCTGAGCAACTACAAGGACGGAATATTTATTAATCAGATAGAGACGGTCGGAGATTTTTCCTTTTCGAATGTCGTTGATATCATGAAAGATGTGCTGAAGGGAAGTCCAGACCGTCAGCCGCAATCTCCGCAGCCGGTTCTGAAACTGGATTCTGCTGAAATTGCGGACTATAACGGAGGTGAAACACGGGTCACCTGGTTCGGGCATTCAGCGTTTCTTATTGAGATAGACGGAAAAAGACTTCTGATTGATCCGATGCTTTCAGACCGTTCATCGCCGGTCTCTTTTATGGGTCCGGAAAGATATACAAAGGATCTGCCAATTACCGCCGAAAAACTGCCGCAGATAGACGCAGTTGTTCTGTCGCACGATCATTATGATCATCTTGATTATAAGACGATTATGAAGATTAAAAATAAGGTAAATCATTTTTATGTACCGCTCGGGGTATCCGTTCATCTTCTTGCCTGGGGTGTTCCGTCTGAAAAGATCAGCGAATACAACTGGTGGGATGAAACCGAGCATGAAGGGGTCAAGCTGATTTTTGCTCCGGCAAGACATTTCTCCGGCCGGGGTATGACTGACCGGACAACAACGCTGTGGGGCGCCTGGATTATTCAGGGAAAAACTAAGAAGATATACTTCAGCGGGGACAGTGGTTACGGTCCGCATTTTAAGGAAACGGGAGAGAAGTTTGGGCCCTTTGATATTGCAATGCTTGAGTGCGGACAATACAATGAACGGTGGAAAGCATTTCACATGATGCCGGAGGAAACCGCACAGGCGGCCGCAGATTTGGGTGCCAAAGTATTTATTCCCATTCACTGGGGCAGTTTTACTCTTGCTCTCCATAGCTGGAAAGATCCGATTGAAAGGGTTACGGCGAAGGCGGAGGAGTTAAAAATTCCGGTAGCAACTCCGATGATCGGGGAAAGAATAGTCCTTGAAAAAGATGAGTATCCGGTGGCAAGATGGTGGGAGAAGGTTAATTGA
- a CDS encoding PIN domain-containing protein — translation MGSIDKVERNLVFISFITLSELYYGAYKSVRQQENLNAVAFLASNIQVIGSTTEIAEVFGKIKAGLIKRGRIIDDADIFIAAAAITNELSLVTNNIKHFENIPGIRLENWKKN, via the coding sequence TTGGGAAGCATAGACAAGGTTGAAAGGAATCTGGTTTTCATTTCATTCATAACTCTTAGTGAACTTTACTACGGAGCATATAAATCGGTTCGTCAGCAGGAAAACCTTAATGCTGTTGCATTTTTGGCTTCAAACATACAAGTTATTGGATCTACTACTGAAATAGCAGAAGTTTTCGGAAAAATAAAAGCCGGATTGATTAAAAGGGGACGAATTATTGATGATGCTGATATATTTATCGCAGCAGCGGCTATAACAAATGAATTAAGCCTTGTAACCAATAATATTAAACATTTTGAAAATATTCCCGGGATCAGACTGGAGAACTGGAAGAAAAATTAA
- a CDS encoding membrane dipeptidase: MTFISFLSVPVTQAQEISDADALAKARALLKAFPLIDGHNDLPWVIRADDEAPMDVEAYDLRKRTKGDTDIGRLREGGVGAQFWSVYIPANLTTGFAKAQMEQIDIALRMIELYPDVFELASSADDIERIFASGKIASMLGIEGGKAIENSPAAVRVFYRLGVRYMTLTHSASTDWADACTDTARHGGLSPLGEKLILEMNRTGMIPDLSHVSDETMSDVLNISKSPVIFSHSSVRAISNHVRNVPDSILIRLPKNGGIVMITVIPNFTSEEKRIWEDGLSARLKGIKGRDERNKVRNEYIQEYPEPIATLKQVADHIDYVRNNIGADYVGIGADYFGEADVAEGMEDVSKYPYLFAELIKRGWSDTDLKKLAGGNILRVLRQTEETAKQLQQSTKAMIK; this comes from the coding sequence ATGACATTCATATCCTTCCTGAGCGTACCTGTTACTCAGGCGCAGGAAATTTCAGATGCCGATGCATTAGCCAAAGCCCGTGCACTTCTCAAAGCATTTCCGCTGATTGACGGACACAACGACCTCCCCTGGGTCATCCGGGCTGATGACGAAGCTCCCATGGACGTGGAAGCATACGATCTGAGAAAGCGGACAAAAGGAGATACCGATATCGGACGGCTGAGAGAAGGGGGAGTCGGCGCGCAGTTCTGGTCAGTCTACATCCCCGCGAACCTTACCACCGGATTTGCAAAAGCGCAGATGGAGCAGATTGATATTGCCCTCAGGATGATTGAACTCTACCCGGATGTCTTTGAACTCGCCTCATCGGCTGATGATATTGAAAGGATTTTTGCCTCAGGAAAAATCGCGTCCATGCTCGGCATAGAAGGGGGCAAAGCCATTGAAAACTCCCCCGCTGCTGTCCGGGTCTTCTACCGCCTCGGGGTAAGATATATGACGCTCACCCACTCAGCCAGCACCGACTGGGCAGATGCCTGCACTGATACCGCGCGGCATGGCGGACTTTCCCCTCTCGGAGAAAAACTCATCCTTGAAATGAACCGTACCGGCATGATTCCGGATCTCTCCCATGTCTCCGATGAAACCATGAGCGATGTGCTGAATATCAGCAAATCCCCTGTTATCTTTTCCCATTCATCAGTCCGTGCTATATCAAATCATGTCCGCAATGTGCCCGACTCCATCCTGATTCGGCTCCCAAAAAACGGCGGTATTGTGATGATTACCGTTATCCCCAACTTTACTTCCGAAGAAAAGCGCATCTGGGAAGACGGACTCTCCGCCCGCCTGAAGGGAATAAAAGGCAGGGATGAACGGAACAAGGTAAGAAACGAATATATACAAGAGTATCCCGAACCCATTGCCACCCTGAAACAGGTTGCCGATCACATTGATTATGTCCGGAACAACATCGGCGCTGACTATGTCGGCATCGGGGCCGACTACTTCGGCGAAGCGGATGTGGCTGAAGGTATGGAAGATGTTTCTAAATACCCGTATCTCTTTGCCGAACTCATCAAACGGGGCTGGAGTGACACCGACCTGAAAAAACTTGCCGGCGGCAACATACTCCGCGTCCTCCGCCAGACCGAAGAAACCGCAAAACAGCTGCAGCAATCCACAAAAGCAATGATAAAATAA
- a CDS encoding glutaminase — MSKIDFQTILHEIETETAYLKQSGEVASYIPELAKVNPDHYGMHLRTVTGREFYTGDWNIPFSAQSISKVFSLAMAVSLTGEKIWERISVEPSGNPFNSIVQLEYEKGIPRNPFINAGALVLADILITLIKNPKEEFIEFVRLISGNPAADYDEQVVRSEKETGYLNAALINVLKYFGNIHNELNDVLDLYYHQCSVRMSCADLSHAFLPFANHRKPFSFNGYELTMSQVKRINALMQTCGFYDEAGEFSYLVGLPGKSGVGGGIVAFHPDIYTVAVWSPRLNKKGNSVMGMKALELLTTKAGISIF; from the coding sequence ATGAGTAAGATAGATTTTCAAACAATACTACACGAAATAGAAACCGAAACAGCATACCTAAAACAGAGCGGGGAAGTTGCTTCATATATTCCCGAACTGGCAAAAGTTAATCCCGATCACTATGGAATGCATCTGCGGACGGTAACCGGGAGAGAGTTTTATACAGGGGACTGGAATATTCCCTTTTCAGCACAAAGTATATCCAAAGTTTTTTCTCTTGCAATGGCAGTTTCGCTGACCGGTGAAAAGATATGGGAGCGGATAAGCGTAGAACCCTCGGGAAATCCGTTTAACTCGATTGTGCAGCTTGAATATGAAAAGGGAATTCCGCGAAACCCCTTCATTAACGCCGGAGCGCTGGTGCTCGCGGATATCCTGATTACGCTCATCAAAAATCCCAAAGAGGAGTTCATTGAGTTTGTGAGGCTGATATCCGGTAATCCGGCGGCTGACTATGATGAACAGGTTGTCCGTTCAGAAAAGGAAACCGGATATCTGAACGCCGCGCTGATCAATGTGCTGAAATATTTCGGAAATATACACAACGAGCTGAATGATGTTCTGGATTTGTACTACCATCAGTGCTCCGTGCGGATGAGCTGTGCCGATCTGAGCCATGCTTTCCTACCCTTTGCCAACCACAGGAAGCCCTTTTCCTTTAACGGGTATGAACTTACGATGTCCCAGGTAAAACGCATAAACGCTCTGATGCAGACCTGCGGATTTTATGATGAGGCAGGCGAATTTTCCTATCTGGTGGGGCTGCCGGGAAAAAGCGGGGTAGGCGGGGGCATCGTGGCCTTTCATCCGGATATATATACCGTGGCGGTATGGAGTCCCCGGCTGAATAAAAAAGGGAATTCTGTTATGGGAATGAAAGCACTTGAACTGCTTACCACAAAAGCAGGAATTTCAATTTTTTAG
- a CDS encoding 4-phosphoerythronate dehydrogenase, producing MQPLKIVCDENIAYAQEAFSTIGEVTLSPGRTISREMLMDKDILITRSITQVNKALLDGTSVKFAGTATIGTDHVDIEWLEEQGIGFTDAKGCNADAVAEYVLSVISRILAEQKRNFSDTSIGIVGHGNIGSRVERLAKAAGMLPFLNDPPKAIMSGGTGYVSLKEALACDIITFHTPLEKESDFPTWHLLHEGMIQYIRPGTIIINASRGEVTDSRTLHRLYHEKKAVIILDVWENEPFPDPDMLQICRFASPHTAGYSARGKVNGTAMVYTNACEFFGLQPSWKVVYPEAPKIKLPPSSDEITPAYLYSVTRLLDHLDEDTSLMKKLIPLDMEKRGNAFDLLRKNYRLRFEFRDYTSPDPFLRYLGFGAPQS from the coding sequence ATGCAGCCGTTAAAAATTGTCTGCGATGAAAATATCGCTTATGCGCAGGAAGCGTTTTCTACCATCGGAGAGGTTACACTTTCCCCCGGAAGAACTATCTCCCGTGAAATGCTCATGGATAAAGATATTCTTATCACCCGTTCCATTACTCAGGTTAATAAAGCGCTGCTTGATGGAACCTCGGTCAAATTTGCCGGAACGGCTACCATCGGCACTGATCATGTGGATATAGAGTGGCTTGAAGAACAGGGGATTGGTTTCACTGATGCAAAAGGATGCAATGCTGATGCGGTTGCTGAATATGTCCTCTCTGTCATCAGCCGGATACTCGCGGAACAGAAAAGAAACTTTTCCGATACCTCAATCGGCATTGTTGGCCATGGAAATATCGGCAGCCGTGTTGAAAGATTAGCAAAGGCTGCGGGAATGCTTCCTTTTCTAAATGATCCCCCAAAAGCTATTATGTCCGGCGGAACCGGATATGTTTCACTAAAAGAAGCGCTTGCCTGTGATATCATTACTTTTCACACGCCGCTGGAGAAAGAATCGGATTTCCCAACCTGGCATCTGCTTCATGAGGGGATGATTCAATATATACGGCCGGGTACTATTATCATTAATGCTTCACGTGGAGAGGTAACCGACAGCCGCACGCTCCACCGGCTGTATCACGAGAAAAAAGCTGTTATTATTCTGGATGTCTGGGAAAACGAACCATTCCCCGATCCTGATATGCTTCAGATCTGCCGCTTTGCTTCCCCCCATACCGCCGGCTATTCAGCACGGGGCAAGGTTAACGGAACCGCGATGGTATATACAAATGCGTGTGAGTTCTTTGGGCTGCAACCCTCCTGGAAAGTTGTATATCCTGAAGCACCGAAGATAAAACTTCCCCCCTCTTCCGATGAAATTACCCCGGCATATTTATACTCTGTCACACGCCTGCTTGATCATCTTGATGAGGATACCTCACTGATGAAGAAACTGATCCCTCTTGATATGGAGAAACGCGGCAATGCATTTGACCTTCTCCGCAAAAACTACCGGCTGAGGTTTGAGTTCCGCGACTATACTTCCCCCGATCCGTTCCTTCGCTATCTTGGATTCGGCGCTCCCCAATCCTAA
- a CDS encoding ATP phosphoribosyltransferase: MNNRLQIAIQKKGRLADRSYELLNRCGVEYENHSDKLHISCSSFPVDLLLLRDDDIPEYVQDGVADLGIVGENTIAERETIELTPVRKLGFGRCRLSIAGPESEAVSSLQEMEGKRIATSYPRLLKRYLAAEGISAEIVEISGSVEIAPSIKIADYIFDIVSTGNTLRFNRMAEYFPLMQSEAVLIQSSRSQFNQEKEAILGQLLGRIDSVLRAKASKYLMMNAKKEQLSNILRLLPSMKSPTILPLADDTMVSVHAVIPAERRWELMQSLQSSGASGILVLQIDNLVP, encoded by the coding sequence ATGAATAACCGTCTTCAAATAGCCATACAGAAAAAAGGCCGTCTGGCCGACAGATCATACGAACTGCTTAACCGCTGCGGTGTTGAATATGAAAACCACAGTGATAAACTTCATATCAGCTGCAGCTCGTTTCCTGTTGATCTGCTGCTCCTCAGGGATGATGATATACCGGAATATGTGCAGGACGGAGTGGCTGATCTGGGCATAGTCGGGGAAAATACCATAGCAGAGCGTGAGACAATAGAACTAACGCCGGTCAGAAAACTCGGTTTCGGAAGATGCCGCCTCTCCATTGCAGGTCCGGAATCAGAAGCGGTTAGTTCACTGCAGGAAATGGAGGGGAAAAGAATAGCAACTTCCTATCCGCGGCTGCTTAAAAGGTATCTTGCAGCAGAAGGTATTTCGGCGGAGATTGTGGAGATCAGCGGTTCGGTCGAAATAGCGCCCTCAATTAAAATAGCTGATTATATATTTGATATCGTATCAACAGGTAACACACTCCGTTTTAACAGGATGGCAGAGTATTTTCCTCTGATGCAATCGGAGGCAGTGCTGATACAATCATCCCGCAGTCAGTTCAATCAGGAAAAGGAAGCGATACTCGGACAGCTGCTTGGAAGAATAGACTCAGTCCTCCGCGCCAAAGCATCCAAATACCTGATGATGAATGCAAAAAAAGAACAGCTGTCCAATATCCTACGGCTCCTCCCCTCAATGAAAAGTCCCACCATTCTTCCGCTTGCGGATGATACCATGGTTTCGGTTCATGCCGTTATTCCCGCGGAGCGGAGATGGGAGCTGATGCAGAGTCTTCAGTCATCGGGTGCATCAGGGATTCTGGTATTACAAATAGACAATCTGGTGCCATGA
- a CDS encoding serine hydrolase, with translation MNRTLALVFIFFAPLFSQSPWNEFLPLEKDSLLKALLEQKDKYKIQIMYTQINRYNVNDADFKVYTFNLNNEKYWYPASTVKLPAAVFAFEKLNNLNKPGVTKYSPLEIDSAYSGQTRVLWDSTAENNRPSIAHFAKKVFLVSDNDAHNRLFEFIGQRELLERLLRFGYRNSYIFTRLSVGASYEQNRHTNPFRFYEGDKMIYEQPAAYNPDTVIMPLKDLQQGKGYYSRGKLIEQPMDFSDKNYYGLDDQHYLMRRLFFPESFGSRYPLNLTEDDYRFLYSAMSMLPRESTYPKYAPYEKYWDGYVKFFMYGDTKDSIPDHIRIFNKVGLAYGYLTDNAYIIDTKNGVEFFLSATIYVNEDGIFNDDKYEYDSIGFPFLARLGRYIYEYELKREREVIPDFSRYLTK, from the coding sequence ATGAACAGAACACTTGCTCTTGTATTCATTTTTTTCGCACCCCTTTTTTCTCAGTCCCCGTGGAATGAATTTCTTCCGCTTGAAAAAGACAGCCTTCTTAAAGCGCTTCTTGAACAAAAAGATAAATACAAAATCCAGATCATGTACACTCAGATCAACCGTTATAATGTGAATGATGCTGATTTTAAAGTTTACACGTTCAATCTGAATAATGAGAAGTACTGGTATCCTGCCAGCACAGTAAAACTTCCGGCGGCGGTCTTTGCATTTGAAAAACTGAACAACCTGAACAAACCGGGAGTTACTAAATATTCTCCGCTTGAAATTGACAGTGCGTATAGCGGACAGACACGTGTGCTTTGGGACAGTACCGCGGAAAACAACCGCCCTTCGATAGCCCATTTTGCAAAGAAAGTATTTCTTGTAAGTGATAACGATGCCCATAACCGGTTGTTTGAGTTTATAGGACAGAGGGAGCTGCTTGAACGGCTCCTGAGATTCGGCTACAGGAACTCTTATATATTTACGCGGCTTTCTGTGGGCGCCTCGTACGAACAGAACCGGCATACTAATCCGTTCCGGTTTTATGAGGGAGATAAAATGATTTATGAACAGCCGGCGGCGTATAATCCCGATACGGTTATTATGCCTCTCAAAGATCTGCAGCAGGGTAAAGGATACTACAGCCGCGGGAAACTGATTGAACAGCCGATGGATTTCAGTGATAAAAATTATTACGGGCTTGATGACCAGCATTATCTGATGAGGCGGCTCTTTTTTCCGGAGAGTTTTGGGTCACGGTATCCGCTGAATCTGACAGAGGACGATTACCGGTTTCTTTATTCGGCCATGTCCATGCTGCCAAGGGAGAGTACCTATCCCAAATATGCACCGTATGAGAAATACTGGGACGGATATGTGAAGTTTTTTATGTATGGCGATACAAAGGATTCAATTCCGGATCACATACGTATTTTTAATAAGGTAGGGCTAGCCTATGGGTATCTGACCGATAATGCATATATCATTGACACAAAAAACGGGGTTGAGTTTTTTCTTTCAGCCACAATTTATGTTAATGAAGACGGAATCTTTAATGATGATAAGTATGAGTATGACAGCATCGGATTTCCGTTTCTGGCACGGCTGGGGAGATATATTTATGAATATGAATTGAAGCGGGAGAGAGAGGTTATTCCGGATTTCAGCAGATACCTGACAAAGTAA
- a CDS encoding helix-turn-helix transcriptional regulator, which translates to MISQSNTKLDSIFRSALELFAENGIDATPTALIAARAGVANGTLFHYFKTKEELIQAIYSETRKEMLGAALAGLDETQPLFVTLHGMRDALFSWSLANQNAVRFLIQYEASPVFLRNPVPDQLAGVLDALIRLGISKGELGQIPEEVHRKFIMNYLTAMMRDAVTPTEQNRGEELMEISFILLQRALRQEKKK; encoded by the coding sequence GTGATTAGTCAGTCTAATACTAAACTTGATTCAATATTCCGCTCGGCACTGGAGCTTTTTGCCGAAAACGGAATTGATGCCACCCCGACCGCGTTAATAGCAGCGAGAGCGGGGGTGGCTAACGGCACTCTTTTTCACTACTTCAAAACAAAAGAGGAGCTGATTCAGGCCATTTATTCCGAAACCCGGAAGGAGATGCTTGGCGCAGCGCTGGCCGGACTGGATGAAACTCAGCCGCTTTTTGTAACTCTGCATGGGATGAGGGATGCCCTTTTTTCCTGGTCTCTGGCAAATCAGAATGCTGTCAGATTCCTTATTCAGTATGAGGCATCCCCCGTCTTTTTAAGGAATCCTGTTCCTGACCAGCTTGCGGGGGTTCTTGATGCTTTGATACGTCTTGGGATAAGTAAAGGAGAACTGGGGCAGATTCCTGAAGAGGTCCACAGGAAATTTATTATGAATTATCTTACCGCGATGATGCGGGATGCAGTCACACCAACAGAGCAAAACCGGGGAGAAGAACTCATGGAGATTTCATTCATTCTGCTGCAAAGAGCTCTGCGCCAGGAAAAGAAAAAATAG
- a CDS encoding AbgT family transporter, producing the protein MAESTTEKKSFLTRFLSFIERTGNALPNPVTLFAGIALLVIVLSWLVSLTGISVVHPGTGKEIHPVNLLSVEGLHRILVNMVTNFTNFAPLGTVLVSMIGIGILEGSGFIGTSLRLLVLSAPRNLITFIVVFAGVMSNTASEIGYVLLVPLSAIIFLSIGRHPIAGFAAAFAGVSGGYSANLLLGTIDPLLAGLTQEAAHIIDPTYQVNAAANYYFMAASTFLIAGAGTWVTEKIVIPRLGKYEGDAATEEIKALSPEEKKGLLYAALTSLAFVVIIAAGLIPENGFLRDPKTGDVLHSPFMSGIVAFIFLGGVAVGIAYGIGAKTFTSEKPIIKSMSKAMETLGGYIILVFFAAQFVAYFNWSNIGVIVAINGADFLKQSGLGDIPLMVSFIIISAMINLVMGSASAKWALMAPVFVPMFMLLGYSPELTQVTYRIGDSVTNIISPMMSYFALLIAFMERYDKKAGIGTLVATMLPYTVVFFIVWTLLLIIWISFGIPIGPGANLYMPQ; encoded by the coding sequence ATGGCGGAATCCACAACAGAAAAAAAATCTTTTCTCACACGGTTCCTCTCATTCATAGAGAGGACGGGCAATGCCCTGCCTAATCCGGTTACCCTGTTTGCCGGTATCGCGCTGCTGGTTATTGTCCTTTCCTGGCTTGTATCTCTGACGGGTATCTCCGTGGTACATCCGGGTACCGGCAAGGAAATCCATCCGGTCAATCTGTTATCAGTTGAAGGTCTTCACCGGATTCTGGTCAACATGGTTACCAATTTCACCAACTTTGCTCCTCTGGGCACCGTTCTGGTCTCGATGATCGGTATCGGCATTCTTGAAGGAAGCGGCTTTATCGGTACTTCACTCCGCCTGCTGGTTCTTTCAGCCCCGCGCAATCTGATCACTTTTATTGTGGTTTTTGCAGGCGTAATGTCCAATACTGCCAGCGAAATAGGCTACGTACTTCTTGTGCCGCTCTCCGCAATTATTTTCCTGAGCATCGGCCGTCACCCCATTGCCGGATTCGCAGCCGCCTTCGCCGGAGTTTCCGGCGGTTACAGCGCCAATCTGCTCCTCGGTACTATTGACCCGCTGCTTGCAGGTCTCACACAGGAAGCAGCCCACATCATTGATCCGACCTACCAGGTAAATGCCGCTGCTAATTATTACTTTATGGCTGCCTCCACATTTCTCATAGCCGGAGCCGGCACATGGGTAACGGAAAAGATTGTAATCCCCCGTCTTGGCAAATATGAAGGTGATGCCGCAACAGAAGAAATAAAAGCGCTTTCTCCCGAGGAGAAAAAAGGTCTGCTCTATGCAGCGCTTACCAGCCTGGCTTTTGTGGTAATCATTGCTGCCGGACTCATCCCTGAAAACGGATTCCTCCGCGATCCTAAAACCGGTGATGTTCTTCACTCCCCGTTCATGTCAGGCATTGTTGCTTTCATCTTCCTCGGCGGTGTTGCAGTCGGTATCGCTTATGGTATCGGAGCCAAGACGTTCACAAGCGAGAAACCAATTATTAAGAGTATGTCCAAAGCCATGGAAACCCTCGGCGGATATATCATTCTGGTATTCTTTGCCGCTCAGTTCGTTGCATATTTTAACTGGTCAAATATCGGTGTGATCGTTGCGATTAACGGCGCGGATTTTCTGAAACAATCGGGACTCGGAGATATACCGCTTATGGTATCCTTCATTATCATCTCCGCCATGATTAATCTGGTCATGGGCAGCGCTTCGGCAAAATGGGCACTTATGGCTCCGGTATTCGTGCCGATGTTTATGCTTCTTGGCTATTCCCCGGAATTAACACAGGTTACCTACCGTATCGGTGACAGTGTTACCAACATTATCTCCCCGATGATGTCATACTTCGCTCTCCTTATTGCTTTTATGGAACGCTACGACAAAAAAGCCGGCATCGGTACTCTGGTTGCAACCATGCTTCCATATACGGTTGTCTTCTTTATTGTATGGACTCTGCTCCTCATAATCTGGATTAGTTTCGGAATACCCATCGGTCCCGGAGCAAATCTCTATATGCCTCAGTAG
- a CDS encoding epimerase, whose protein sequence is MKLHVLLTGATGMIGRGVLLECLRSDEVESVLSIGRKPSGESHPKLKELMISDFKELSGKEEMLRGYNACFFCLGASSFGISEEEYSRVTYTMTKDFADALAAVNREITFIYISATGADSSEKGRIFWAREKGKTENMLFAKGFTGAYMFRPGFIEPLDGIVSRTPLYRWLYILIAPFTPLLRKLMPDKITDTRRIGRAMIGIARKGFGKTLLENNDINEAAL, encoded by the coding sequence ATGAAATTACATGTATTGCTGACCGGAGCAACCGGTATGATCGGGCGGGGTGTCCTGCTTGAATGTCTGAGAAGTGATGAGGTTGAATCCGTTCTTTCCATCGGAAGAAAACCCTCAGGTGAAAGCCATCCGAAACTGAAAGAACTGATGATTTCTGACTTTAAAGAGCTAAGCGGGAAGGAGGAGATGCTGAGAGGATACAATGCCTGTTTCTTCTGTCTTGGCGCCTCATCCTTTGGCATCAGTGAGGAGGAGTATTCCCGCGTGACCTATACCATGACGAAAGATTTTGCGGATGCTCTTGCGGCGGTGAACCGGGAGATAACCTTTATATATATTTCGGCCACAGGGGCAGACAGTTCGGAGAAGGGCAGAATCTTCTGGGCAAGAGAAAAAGGAAAGACGGAAAATATGCTTTTCGCCAAAGGTTTTACGGGGGCGTATATGTTCCGGCCGGGTTTTATTGAACCGCTTGACGGAATTGTTTCGCGCACTCCGCTGTACCGGTGGCTGTATATACTGATTGCTCCCTTCACGCCGCTGCTCAGGAAACTGATGCCGGATAAAATAACCGACACGCGGAGAATAGGGCGGGCAATGATCGGGATTGCCCGGAAGGGCTTCGGCAAAACACTGCTTGAAAACAATGATATTAACGAGGCAGCTCTCTAA